One Fulvia fulva chromosome 12, complete sequence genomic region harbors:
- a CDS encoding Cytochrome c oxidase assembly factor 1, whose amino-acid sequence MLPRPRLRPTGLLQSLNPSRQIGARRTLVAAPKAGSGPLMERRADRALPTVSTGDNRWLKTMPIFLFIVVGSTLAIFNYQKQSSSVVSSTLYALRTNEEARRILGDEIYFASKIPWISGELNQLHGRIDISFWVKGKRAKGLMRFKSERKTRMGMFETLEWSLQMEGEEGRVSLLEGSGRDPALNQKGETVRVG is encoded by the exons ATGCTCCCACGACCACGCCTACGACCAACAGGTCTCTTACAATCCCTTAACCCCTCCCGTCAAATTGGCGCACGCCGCACCCTCGTCGCCGCACCTAAAGCTGGCTCCGGCCCTCTCATGGAACGCCGCGCCGACCGCGCCCTTCCCACAGTCTCAACAGGCGACAACCGATGGCTGAAGACCATGCCGATTTTCTTGTTTATAGTCGTGGGCAGCACCCTCGCGATCTTCAACTACCAGAAACAAAGCAGCAGCGTCGTGAGCAGTACGCTCTACGCCCTGCGCACGAATGAGGAGGCTAGGCG GATTCTGGGAGACGAGATCTACTTCGCGAGTAAGATACCGTGGATATCTGGGGAGCTGAATCAGTTACATGGCAGGATTGACATTTCTTTCTGGGTGAAAGGGAAGAGGGCCAAGGGGTTGATGCGGTTTAAGAGTGAGAGGAAAACGAGGATGGGGATGTTTGAGACGTTGGAGTGGAGTTTGCAAATGGAGGGGGAGGAGGGGAGGGTGAGTTTGTTGGAGGGGAGTGGGAGGGATCCGGCTTTGAATCAGAAGGGGGAGACGGTTAGGGTGGGTTGA
- a CDS encoding Lysine N-methyltransferase, with product MSSPDCDPEASTNGFDVSEEFVHSRAHKVAGETSIDFDGLLSPALKLHEDATNGNGGRAWIAGMILTKYLLRKKKNELRNASIVELGAGGGLTGLAITIGCEPKYPLHTTDMQSMLELMQRNIALNNLQHKVAASVYDWGESRPEHIPPSPDIVIAAECVYFEPAFPLLQQTLRDLIGTNTVCYFCFKRRRRADMHFLKVVKKMFLVEDITDDPDHESYARENIFLCTIRKKADR from the exons ATGTCTTCTCCGGACTGCGATCCCGAAGCGAGCACGAATGGCTTTGATGTATCAGAGGAATTCGTGCACTCGCGAGCGCACAAGGTCGCTGGTGAGACGAGTATCGACTTCGACGGTTTGCTGTCGCCAGCGCTGAAGCTGCATGAGGATGCCACCAATGGAAATGGTGGACGCGCATGGATCGCGGGCATGATATTGACAAAATACTTGCTGCGCAAGAAGAAGAACGAGTTGCGAAATGCCTCAAT AGTTGAATTAGGTGCTGGTGGCGGTCTGACTGG GCTTGCAATCACCATCGGGTGCGAGCCCAAGTATCCGCTTCATACGACTGATATGCAATCGATGCTGGAGCTGATGCAGCGAAATATCGCGCTCAACAACCTCCAACACAAAGTCGCTGCTTCGGTGTACGACTGGGGCGAATCACGTCCAGAACACATACCGCCCTCGCCTGACATCGTGATCGCTGCTGAGTGCGTATACTTCGAGCCAGCGTTTCCGTTGCTACAGCAGACGCTCCGTGACCTCATTGGCACCAATACCGTCTGCTACTTCTGCTTCAAGCGGAGGAGAAGGGCTGACATGCACTTCCTGAAAGTGGTCAAGAAGATGTTCTTGGTCGAGGACATCACCGATGATCCTGATCACGAGAGCTATGCGCGGGAGAATATCTTCTT ATGCACAATCAGGAAGAAGGCTGACCGGTGA
- a CDS encoding Ankyrin repeat protein nuc-2 — MHLAHRTAEVRGRDKSPCLSVTNHFGKHIQKRQLDIPEYAASFVDYKALKKLIKKLSATPILAAVTTGSDRERLQDSQASLQANRATFFFKLERELEKVNIFYLQKEAELKLRLRTLLDKKRVLQSRATPASKLSSSYVTLDEGFRLFSNDLDKLQQFVEVNQTAFSKILKKWDKISKSRTKELYLSRAVDVQPCFNRDVISDLSDQATTGLLELQAWAEGEKIAYTPAVELERKTQPMGQDEELENQVLQAMNAGNAGLVKEWSSRIAGSQEAKERVSRVFVNTVKTAAQSTQEALYQTDLVDFNYADPINERNAIHEAAVSGRIDVLQVALAKSANIRAPDVYGRLPLHYACMHGRVDMVKILVETAPDTVDAKDLDNFTPLIHGIVHSRPECVQEMLQYGAVVNAAGTADHIPLNLACQYGAAPIVQQILRFRPQILPDAEGLYPQHLVARFGRDNAILTMLRDFGVDLDQPDKLYQWTPVFHAASEGHLPCLRQLLEFNVDPTAIDEKGLSAMYYAAWEGKLDCMQLLAQAGAATAGSTTIRNTIDVQMVAGEPPSAPMTGGTPAMTISDVEAIPDLSLPPPIIPLRRYGHNFLDTTKTFILLSFDALAGEAIEFYGDSKYPAARLTISSKSSDLIPRNLPLPIQDDFKNISFQIENLDTFSIDFDIYPTFGSKVIARAAASSRVFTSKASSSGLWHLELFDPRLRAIGRLSFRYQVVTPFHGIPLEITHFATYWKATSQFSENHPSNLITGSSLSGDFMRLFVQVTLDGVPVLYNDWALPSSRNDLISRMTYAEFENAGLDAGRGRGIIQGLVGSGIDRGNLSAVQRQVARSYASLADVLALLPSDLHIEIHVCYPSRADEDTYHLGATQNINVTVDSVLKVVFDHARQLREAKDTPLRNFAFSSYNAEVCMALNWKQPNYPILICNELGVAPSTANARRPSSTPNMVTNCGRTDMSIKESVRIAQSNNFMGLICTSRLLDLVPALVSSVKEAGLVLISDYSHHTRPASLVNLPKGVDGLLQDNAVLRFREAIDQ; from the exons ATGCACCTCGC ACACCGAACAGCAGAGGTCAGGGGCCGGGACAAGTCTCCTTGTCTCTCCGTCACCAACCAT TTCGGCAAGCACATCCAGAAGCGCCAGCTTGACATTCCCGAGTATGCAGCCAGCTTTGTTGACTACAAGGCTCTCAAGAAG CTCATCAAAAAGCTGAGCGCGACACCCATACTCGCAGCTGTTACTACCGGCAGCGATCGAGAGCGTCTACAGGACTCGCAGGCCTCGTTGCAGGCCAACAGAGCGACCTTCTTCTTCAAGCTTGAGCGGGAGCTGGAGAAGGTCAACATCTTCTACCTCCAGAAGGAAGCCGAG CTCAAGCTTCGACTACGCACTTTACTGGACAAGAAGAGAGTCCTGCAATCACGAGCTACGCCAGCATCCAAGTTATCCTCGAGCTATGTTACACTGGACGAAGGCTTCCGTCTGTTCAGCAACGATCTGGACAAGCTCCAACAGTTCGTCGAGGTCAACCAGACCGCATTCTCCAAGATATTGAAGAAG TGGGATAAAATATCAAAG TCGCGAACGAAGGAGCTCTACCTTTCCCGCGCCGTCGATGTACAGCCATGCTTCAACCGCGACGTCATCAGCGACCTTTCCGATCAAGCGACGACCGGCCTGCTTGAGCTTCAAGCGTGGGCGGAAGGCGAAAAGATCGCGTACACTCCTGCTGTCGAGCTTGAGCGCAAGACTCAGCCAATGGGCCAAGATGAAGAGCTTGAGAACCAAGTCTTGCAGGCGATGAATGCTGGCAACGCTGGATTGGTCAAAGAGTGGTCCTCGAGAATCGCAGGAAGTCAAGAGGCGAAAGAGCGTGTCAGTAGAGTATTCGTGAATACAGTCAAGACCGCAGCGCAGAGCACACAGGAAGCTCTCTACCAGACCGATCTGGTGGACTTCAACTATGCGGACCCTATCAACGAGCGCAATGCGATACATGAGGCAGCAGTCAGCGGGAGGATCGACGTACTCCAGGTCGCCCTGGCCAAAAGTGCAAACATTCGGGCTCCTGACGTCTACGGACGACTGCCGCTGCACTATGCGTGCATGCATGGAAGAGTGGATATGGTCAAGATATTGGTTGAGACTGCGCCCGATACCGTGGACGCGAAGGATCTGGACAACTTCACACCTCTTATACACGGCATCGTGCATTCGCGACCAGAGTGCGTGCAGGAGATGCTGCAGTATGGCGCCGTGGTCAATGCTGCAGGAACTGCGGATCACATTCCTCTCAATTTGGCTTGCCAGTATGGTGCGGCTCCTATAGTGCAGCAGATACTGCGATTCAGGCCACAGATACTGCCCGATGCAGAGGGACTGTATCCACAACATCTGGTAGCTCGCTTCGGTCGAGATAATGCGATTTTGACGATGCTCAGAGACTTTGGCGTAGATCTGGACCAGCCGGACAAGCTGTATCAATGGACACCCGTCTTTCACGCTGCATCGGAAGGCCATCTGCCTTGCCTGAGGCAGCTCCTCGAATTCAATGTTGACCCGACAGCTATCGACGAGAAGGGTCTATCCGCAATGTACTACGCCGCGTGGGAAGGCAAACTTGACTGTATGCAACTTCTCGCTCAAGCGGGTGCCGCGACGGCCGGCAGCACAACAATACGGAACACCATCGATGTGCAGATGGTCGCAGGAGAGCCCCCATCAGCGCCGATGACTGGTGGCACACCGGCAATGACCATTTCGGACGTAGAAGCCATTCCGGACCTCAGCCTGCCACCTCCAATTATTCCCCTTAGACGATATGGCCACAATTTCTTGGACACGACGAAGACTTTCATACTCTTGTCGTTTGATGCGCTTGCTGGCGAAGCCATTGAGTTCTACGGCGATAGCAAGTACCCAGCTGCACGCCTCACGATCTCCTCAAAGTCATCCGACTTGATTCCACGGAATCTACCACTGCCAATCCAGGACGACTTCAAGAATATCTCCTTCCAGATCGAGAATCTCGACACATTCAGCATCGACTTCGACATCTATCCCACTTTTGGCAGCAAGGTCATTGCTCGCGCGGCTGCATCGAGTCGTGTGTTTACCAGCAAAGCTAGTAGCTCTGGTTTATGGCATTTGGAGCTGTTCGATCCACGTTTGAGAGCAATTGGAAGGCTCAGCTTCCGCTACCAGGTCGTCACGCCCTTTCACGGCATCCCACTTGAGATTACGCACTTCGCAACGTACTGGAAGGCCACCAGCCAGTTCTCGGAGAATCATCCAAGCAATCTGATCACCGGAAGCAGCTTGTCGGGCGACTTCATGAGACTTTTTGTACAGGTGACGCTCGACGGTGTCCCCGTGCTGTACAACGACTGGGCATTGCCAAGCAGCAGAAACGATCTGATAAGCAGGATGACCTATGCCGAATTTGAGAACGCTGGACTGGACGCAGGTCGAGGACGTGGCATCATACAGGGTCTCGTTGGCTCCGGTATCGATCGTGGAAACCTCTCCGCAGTACAGCGCCAGGTCGCTCGGTCCTACGCTTCGCTGGCTGATGTGTTGGCTCTATTGCCATCTGATCTGCACATTGAGATACATGTGTGCTATCCCAGCCGAGCAGATGAGGACACCTATCATCTGGGTGCCACGCAGAATATCAACGTGACCGTCGACAGTGTGCTCAAGGTCGTCTTTGATCACGCGAGACAATTGCGCGAGGCGAAGGATACGCCCTTGAGGAATTTTGCGTTTTCAAGCTACAATGCTGAAGTGTGCATGGCTCTCAACTGGAAGCAGCCGAATT ACCCAATTTTAATCTGCAACGAGCTCGGCGTAGCGCCTTCTACTGCCAACGCACGTCGCCCCAGCTCAACACCAAACATGGTCACAAACTGCGGCCGAACCGACATGTCCATCAAGGAATCCGTCCGCATCGCACAGAGTAACAACTTCATGGGCTTAATCTGCACATCACGCCTTCTCGATCTCGTCCCAGCGCTAGTCTCATCCGTCAAAGAAGCTGGACTGGTCCTCATATCAGACTACTCACATCACACTCGACCAGCAAGCCTGGTCAATCTGCCGAAGGGCGTCGATGGTCTGCTGCAGGATAACGCAGTCCTCCGTTTTAGGGAAGCGATTGATCAGTAG
- a CDS encoding Axial budding pattern protein 2, protein MQMFASETYRTAGAGDGTSGARREGYHKTFQRPLQLIYPLQTIMGLQAARALNRSSCIFAALIVVARAAPNAAFPFNSQVPTVARVNEPYSFQFSDSTFAPASASYVYSLASQPAWLLVDSATRTLSGTPGQADAGPINFSLTAADSTGAAHMDCTLVISTDPAPQPPSDIGKQLAATTNLSSSDPPIATLLPSTTFNFNFQQESFIDIVSRKLWYYATLADHTPLPSWLKFDSTTLTFTGTAPDLSAFPQSWTIELIASDVEGFAGTSASFTIAIGTQQLAFVPEEQILNITAGEQLSSFALGDTLFLNNELLDLQQLKSAVATDLPSWLKFDAATLELKGTVPRDVTTEDISISVTDQLGNTAVVQVNLVLSGDTDLFSGRTGSVTAHAGEHFSYSFEDTISSDQDVSLTVAFPPSATWLKYDSGAKTISGDVPSKVDSNTVQVTLQASSADDVQSQTLTIRIVGGEGSTTSSAIVTASTATTTSTPVLGVASARTGHRLRGGEIAAIVILSVIAAALLLAGLVWCLRRRRREARENKRPSTPTKNTISRPLAPPGSGGTIMVTTEVQRDVEKDADSAVDIPVASRKLEPPPQITLNLPTHTDESPNRRSKWSKRISRVSLVSSIGAGEDAIRADSNIPKWGENAKNLHTPHDSFSIPAELARISRRESHTSPTKKALKRLRDRQRSRDSAGLGVHASASGGIARHSSRNSSRNKHRRARSSFGGLSTTREASDVGSIRTTGTSVLSTKASEFPMPPSTPGHSMSLSVPTLSTAMSIFGADPKRKSIRMVERSDSTIDTRPLEEKRQSYIRHRASAVRNRVSTNVESPLFAHGSRAGSSSHSRQNGSRSANGSSSGSVRHSRTRTRSKNSKSMLTTYSESSSLEPHADDARRSAMKEQKRLSERLRSSFAPTFPRVMSRYSVTAEDAAADQDDDWTTSESTSSNGGNWKSNPEPSHSRLERISMNSDDWRAELAKPRNERSFVLPDSMSKAKAPRPDQVATRRPVSVEDVQRLSSMKAETDAATTAGSEGDWEDADEDTDEEEAVEAGLMARMERMARLGTPGRGMVRVMPFGNGNGNGTAASGRSDVSGPAFL, encoded by the exons ATGCAGATGTTTGCCAGTGAGACGTACAGGACAGCAGGAGCAGGAGACGGGACAAGCGGTGCACGCAGGGAAGGATACCACAAGACGTTTCAGCGTCCACTGCAGCTGATATATCCACTTCAGACGATCATGGGGCTTCAAGCTGCACGAGCGCTCAATCGGAGTTCATGCATCTTCGCTGCATTGATCGTGGTAGCGCGCGCAGCGCCTAACGCAGCGTTCCCATTCAATTCACAGGTCCCGACTGTCGCTAGAGTCAATGAACCCTACAGCTTCCAGTTCTCCGATTCGACATTTGCACCGGCCTCAGCAAGCTACGTATACAGCCTCGCGAGTCAGCCAGCATGGCTCCTGGTGGACAGCGCGACACGCACTCTGAGCGGTACACCAGGTCAAGCAGATGCTGGTCCGATCAACTTCAGTCTGACTGCAGCAGACAGCACGGGAGCAGCGCATATGGATTGCACACTTGTAATCTCCACCGATCCAGCACCACAGCCTCCAAGCGACATTGGCAAGCAATTGGCGGCCACTACGAACCTTTCCAGCAGCGATCCTCCCATTGCAACCCTGCTACCCTCGACTACTTTCAATTTCAACTTCCAACAAGAGTCTTTCATCGATATTGTGTCGCGAAAACTATGGTACTACGCTACACTCGCCGATCACACTCCACTGCCATCTTGGCTGAAATTCGATTCTACGACGCTTACGTTCACCGGCACTGCTCCTGACCTGAGTGCATTTCCGCAATCATGGACGATCGAACTCATAGCATCTGACGTCGAAGGCTTTGCAGGCACATCGGCCTCGTTTACTATCGCGATCGGGACGCAACAGCTGGCTTTTGTGCCAGAAGAGCAGATATTGAACATTACAGCGGGAGAGCAATTGTCATCATTTGCATTGGGAGACACGCTTTTCCTTAACAACGAGCTACTAGACTTGCAGCAGCTGAAAAGTGCCGTTGCAACAGATCTGCCTTCGTGGTTGAAGTTTGATGCCGCAACACTTGAGCTGAAAGGTACTGTGCCACGAGATGTGACTACAGAAGACATCTCGATTTCTGTAACAGATCAGCTCGGCAATACCGCAGTCGTGCAAGTCAATCTCGTTCTAAGTGGCGACACAGATCTCTTCAGCGGGAGAACCGGCAGCGTCACAGCGCATGCCGGGGAGCACTTTAGCTACAGCTTCGAGGACACGATTTCCAGCGACCAAGATGTAAGCCTTACTGTGGCCTTTCCACCTAGCGCGACCTGGCTCAAATACGATTCTGGCGCCAAGACAATATCGGGCGATGTACCATCCAAAGTTGACTCGAACACCGTGCAAGTCACCTTGCAGGCATCGAGTGCTGATGATGTACAATCTCAGACTTTGACTATCAGGATTGTTGGAGGCGAAGGTAGTACCACATCGTCGGCCATCGTAACTGCATCCACAGCCACTACAACTTCGACTCCCGTGCTAGGGGTAGCGTCCGCACGGACTGGACACCGTCTAAGAGGAGGAGAGATCGCCGCAATCGTGATCCTGAGTGTCATTGCTGCTGCGCTGCTTCTTGCGGGCCTCGTATGGTGCCTTCGCCGAAGACGGCGAGAAGCACGCGAGAATAAGAGGCCCAGCACGCCTACGAAGAACACGATTTCCCGTCCACTAGCACCTCCTGGAAGCGGCGGCACCATAATGGTGACTACAGAAGTTCAGAGAGACGTAGAAAAGGATGCAGACAGTGCAGTGGATATACCCGTGGCCAGCAGGAAGCTGGAACCTCCACCGCAGATCACATTAAACCTGCCCACGCACACCGATGAGTCGCCCAACAGGAGATCAAAATGGTCGAAAAGGATATCGCGAGTGAGCTTGGTCTCATCGATTGGAGCTGGAGAAGACGCCATTCGAGCCGATTCGAACATTCCGAAATGGGGCGAGAATGCTAAAAATCTGCATACGCCACATGACAGCTTCTCTATTCCAGCAGAGCTAGCACGTATCTCGAGACGAGAGTCGCATACATCCCCGACCAAGAAAGCACTGAAGCGATTGCGAGACAGACAGAGGTCGAGAGATAGTGCTGGGCTGGGTGTTCATGCTAGCGCTTCGGGTGGCATTGCACGGCATTCTTCGAGGAACTCATCACGGAACAAGCACCGAAGAGCAAGGAGCAGTTTCGGCGGCTTGTCCACCACGAGAGAAGCTAGCGATGTGGGCTCGATACGGACAACAGGCACGAGTGTGCTGTCTACGAAGGCATCCGAGTTCCCCATGCCGCCATCTACACCTGGCCACTCGATGTCTCTGTCTGTTCCAACACTGTCTACAGCAATGTCAATCTTTGGCGCAGATCCAAAGAGGAAGAGCATCAGGATGGTGGAGAGGAGTGACAGCACTATTGATACACGACCTCTTGAAGAGAAAAGGCAGTCTTATATCAGACATCGTGCGAGTGCCGTCCGCAATCGCGTCAGCACAAACGTCGAAAGCCCACTTTTCGCGCATGGCTCCCGAGCAGGTTCATCGAGTCACAGTAGGCAGAATGGGAGTCGATCAGCAAATGGGTCTTCATCAGGCAGCGTACGGCACTCCAGGACAAGGACAAGATCGAAGAACAGCAAGAGCATGCTCACCACATACTCGGAATCATCATCTCTCGAGCCACACGCCGACGACGCTCGACGTTCCGCAATGAAAGAGCAGAAGCGACTCAGCGAACGCTTGCGATCCTCCTTCGCACCCACGTTCCCACGCGTCATGAGCCGCTACTCCGTCACAGCGGAAGACGCAGCAGCCGACCAAGACGACGACTGGACCACGTCAGAATCAACTTCCAGCAATGGCGGCAACTGGAAGTCAAACCCGGAACCATCACACTCCAGACTCGAGAGAATCTCCATGAACAGCGACGACTGGCGAGCAGAACTCGCAAAGCCGCGAAACGAACGATCATTCGTCTTACCCG ACAGCATGAGCAAGGCCAAAGCACCACGGCCTGACCAAGTCGCCACGAGAAGACCCGTGAGCGTTGAGGACGTGCAGAGGTTGAGTAGCATGAAGGCTGAGACTGATGCTGCTACGACTGCTGGGAGCGAGGGAGATTGGGAGGATGCTGATGAGGACACGGATGAGGAAGAGGCGGTGGAGGCGGGATTGATGGCGAGGATGGAGAGGATGGCGAGGTTGGGGACGCCGGGGAGGGGGATGGTGAGGGTTATGCCGTTTGGGAATGGGAATGGGAATGGGACTGCGGCGAGTGGGAGGAGTGATGTTAGTGGGCCTGCTTTCTTGTAG